The proteins below come from a single Streptomyces spongiicola genomic window:
- the sbnA gene encoding 2,3-diaminopropionate biosynthesis protein SbnA, translating to MPVISVPQDFNEDDLYIDLESVLGHALFLKCEGFNFAGSIKLKAAIEMVEAAERDGVLTRDSILVESSSGNLGVALSMIAASKGYRFLCVTDSRCNLTTRLMMEALGSQVHVIASQEASGSFLGARIDYLRALCASDSRYVWLSQYTNPGNWRAHYRRTAPEIARRFPELDTLFVGAGTTGTLMGCARFFRGWHRPVRIVAVDSVGSVTFGGEAGRRMIPGLGMSIRPPLLDESYVDEVIRVEERDTIRTCHRLARRGFLFGGSTGTVVSGATGWLAEHGDDGRTAVAIAPDLGERYLDTVYQTNWLQGLYGDDVLDPELTKTESWILPTPPPPAPSPGGRRPHMRAGGRAGRRRHRRKSGGES from the coding sequence GTGCCTGTCATTTCCGTTCCCCAGGACTTCAACGAAGACGATCTCTACATCGACCTCGAGTCCGTACTCGGGCATGCGCTCTTCCTGAAGTGCGAGGGCTTCAACTTCGCCGGCTCGATCAAGCTGAAGGCCGCGATCGAGATGGTGGAGGCCGCCGAGCGGGACGGGGTCCTGACCCGGGATTCGATCCTCGTGGAGTCCTCCTCGGGCAACCTGGGCGTTGCGCTGAGCATGATCGCGGCGAGCAAGGGCTACAGGTTCCTGTGCGTCACCGACTCCCGCTGCAATCTGACGACCCGGCTGATGATGGAGGCCCTCGGCAGCCAGGTGCACGTCATCGCCAGTCAGGAGGCGAGCGGCAGCTTCCTGGGCGCGCGGATCGACTACCTCCGTGCGCTGTGCGCCTCCGACAGCCGGTACGTGTGGCTCAGCCAGTACACCAACCCGGGCAACTGGCGGGCGCACTACCGCAGGACCGCACCGGAGATCGCGCGCCGGTTCCCCGAGCTGGACACGCTGTTCGTCGGCGCCGGAACCACCGGCACGCTGATGGGCTGCGCCCGCTTCTTCCGCGGCTGGCACCGGCCGGTGCGGATCGTCGCGGTGGACAGCGTCGGGTCCGTGACCTTCGGTGGTGAGGCGGGGCGCAGGATGATCCCCGGGCTGGGGATGAGCATCCGCCCCCCGCTGCTCGACGAGTCCTACGTGGACGAGGTGATCCGCGTCGAGGAACGGGACACCATCCGGACCTGCCACCGGCTGGCCCGCCGCGGGTTCCTGTTCGGCGGCTCCACCGGCACGGTCGTCAGCGGCGCGACGGGCTGGCTCGCCGAGCACGGCGACGACGGTCGCACGGCCGTGGCCATCGCGCCGGACCTGGGCGAGCGCTACCTCGACACCGTCTACCAGACCAACTGGCTCCAGGGGCTCTACGGTGACGACGTCCTCGACCCCGAGCTGACAAAAACCGAGTCCTGGATCCTGCCCACCCCGCCCCCTCCGGCACCCTCGCCGGGCGGACGGCGCCCGCACATGCGGGCGGGCGGCCGCGCGGGCCGTCGGCGCCACCGGCGCAAGAGCGGCGGGGAGTCCTGA
- the sbnB gene encoding 2,3-diaminopropionate biosynthesis protein SbnB, translating into MESGTESPKRHAHPHPRPHPQGPGVPEAAEAAEAVPSFAVIPGEQVQRALRGHEKRIVELVEAAYRLHGQGRTDSPPSYFLRLPDRPGSRIIALPASLGGQEGVDGIKWISSFPDNVAAGIPRASAVLILNDHDTGYPFACLESSIISATRTAASAALAADRLSRGRAAGRPSRVGFFGTGLIARYIHTFLAGTGWSFDEIGVHDIAPESAAGFRCYLEQSGTAGRISVHEDPEELIRFSDLVVFATVAAEPHVGDPSWFAHNPLVLHVSLRDLAPEIVLASANFVDDVEHCLRAGTSPHLAEQLTGSRDFLNGTLDDVIAGRVALPSDRPVVFSPFGLGVLDLAVGRWVYDEVARSGGLHVVDGFFHELRRYG; encoded by the coding sequence ATGGAGTCCGGCACGGAATCCCCGAAGCGCCACGCCCACCCCCACCCTCGCCCCCACCCTCAAGGCCCGGGCGTTCCGGAGGCCGCGGAGGCCGCGGAGGCCGTGCCCTCGTTCGCGGTGATCCCGGGCGAGCAGGTGCAGCGGGCGCTGCGGGGCCACGAGAAGCGGATCGTCGAACTCGTCGAGGCCGCGTACCGGCTGCACGGCCAGGGCCGTACGGACAGTCCGCCCTCGTACTTCCTGCGCCTTCCCGATCGGCCGGGGTCGCGGATCATCGCGCTGCCGGCGTCGCTCGGCGGGCAGGAGGGTGTCGACGGCATCAAGTGGATCTCCAGCTTCCCCGACAACGTCGCCGCGGGCATCCCCCGCGCCTCGGCCGTGCTGATCCTCAACGACCACGACACCGGCTACCCGTTCGCCTGCCTGGAAAGCTCCATCATCAGCGCCACCAGGACGGCCGCCTCGGCGGCACTGGCGGCGGACCGGCTCAGCCGCGGACGGGCGGCCGGGCGGCCGTCGCGGGTCGGGTTCTTCGGCACCGGCCTGATCGCCCGCTACATCCATACCTTCCTGGCCGGCACCGGCTGGTCCTTCGACGAGATCGGGGTGCACGACATCGCGCCGGAGAGCGCGGCCGGGTTCCGCTGCTACCTGGAGCAGTCCGGCACTGCGGGCCGGATCAGTGTCCACGAGGACCCCGAGGAGCTGATCCGCTTCAGCGACCTCGTGGTCTTCGCGACCGTCGCCGCCGAGCCGCACGTCGGCGACCCGTCCTGGTTCGCGCACAACCCGCTGGTGCTGCACGTCTCACTGCGCGACCTCGCCCCCGAGATCGTCCTCGCCTCGGCCAACTTCGTGGACGACGTCGAGCACTGCCTCAGGGCCGGCACCTCCCCGCACCTGGCCGAACAGCTCACCGGAAGCCGGGACTTCCTCAACGGCACGCTCGACGACGTGATCGCCGGGCGCGTGGCGCTCCCGTCGGACCGGCCGGTGGTCTTCTCGCCGTTCGGCCTCGGGGTGCTGGACCTCGCGGTCGGCAGATGGGTCTACGACGAGGTGGCGCGCTCCGGTGGGCTGCACGTCGTCGACGGCTTCTTCCACGAACTGCGCCGGTACGGCTGA
- a CDS encoding TauD/TfdA family dioxygenase, with protein sequence MSSSSQASLLDVESQPGRPPVLHVESPGDAASWAAGQREALRSLVAERGAVLVRGLGLREADQVGAVFQQLAGGPLMGEREAFAVREAYRDGVYSSTAWPPNQPMCMHHELSYALTFPGMMMFACLTAPASGGVTGVSDASAVLEALPAAMVERFEREGWLLTRSYNDEIGASWAEAFGTGDRGAVEEYCRANAIDFAWQSDGALRTRQRRSAVVRHPATGVRCWFNQIAFLNEWTLAPEVREYLVDVYGEDGLPFNTRYGNGDPVGEDVVATLNEVYEAHTAREPWQPGDLMLVDNIRTAHSREPYDGPREILVGLADPVPLSGCSPTVEVRAL encoded by the coding sequence ATGTCCTCCTCATCCCAGGCGTCACTGCTCGACGTGGAGTCGCAGCCGGGCAGGCCCCCGGTCCTGCACGTCGAGTCTCCCGGGGACGCGGCGAGCTGGGCGGCCGGGCAGCGGGAGGCGCTGCGCTCCCTCGTCGCCGAGCGCGGCGCGGTGCTGGTGCGCGGTCTGGGACTGCGGGAGGCGGACCAGGTCGGCGCGGTGTTCCAGCAGCTGGCGGGCGGTCCGTTGATGGGCGAGCGGGAGGCCTTCGCCGTTCGTGAGGCGTATCGGGACGGGGTGTACTCGTCCACCGCGTGGCCGCCGAACCAGCCGATGTGCATGCACCATGAACTCAGCTACGCGCTGACGTTCCCCGGGATGATGATGTTCGCGTGCCTGACCGCTCCCGCCTCGGGCGGGGTGACGGGCGTCTCGGACGCCTCGGCCGTGCTGGAGGCGCTGCCCGCGGCGATGGTGGAGCGCTTCGAGCGGGAGGGCTGGCTCCTCACCCGCAGCTACAACGACGAGATCGGCGCCTCCTGGGCCGAGGCCTTCGGTACCGGCGACCGCGGCGCCGTCGAGGAGTACTGCCGCGCCAACGCCATCGACTTCGCCTGGCAGAGCGACGGCGCACTGCGCACCCGCCAGCGCCGCAGCGCGGTCGTGCGCCACCCGGCGACCGGGGTGCGCTGCTGGTTCAACCAGATCGCCTTCCTCAACGAGTGGACCCTGGCCCCCGAGGTCCGCGAGTACCTCGTCGACGTCTACGGCGAGGACGGCCTGCCGTTCAACACCCGCTACGGCAACGGCGACCCCGTCGGCGAGGACGTCGTGGCGACCCTCAACGAGGTCTACGAGGCCCACACGGCCCGCGAACCCTGGCAGCCCGGCGACCTGATGCTCGTCGACAACATCCGCACCGCCCACAGCCGCGAACCCTACGACGGCCCCCGCGAGATCCTCGTCGGGCTGGCCGATCCGGTGCCGCTGTCCGGCTGCTCGCCGACCGTCGAGGTGAGAGCCCTGTGA
- a CDS encoding non-ribosomal peptide synthetase — protein sequence MLSGEDEVVTGWVPVGGGRALPCRVAVGGAGTWRDVVAEADRMASGVLQHRGFPVGELARELGVAGPLFEVEFDAFGGDGRGDGRGDEGGCRGDAGADGGVVSRFSVLGGGAGGVNGDGVVLGLRYRVDVLDGEAAGRFVGYHLAALGEMAAGVDGGLGSVVSEGEVAFQVEGLAGRRRELPGLRAHELFEERVRAHPDAVAVVEGDRVWTYGELNGRANRLARALRVRGVEGESVVGVVLGRNAHWLASVLAVFKAGGVYLPIEPGFPAGRIAAVLSRAGCRVVLSEAGSTGSLDQALAADGGAGAGTAGAGTGTGGAGTGAGVGGVARVLVEEAYAEGHGSGDLNVPVGAGQLAYIYFTSGSTGEPKGAMCEHAGLVNHLLAKIDDLGIVEGGAVAQVAPQCFDISLWQLLAGLLVGGRTVLVEQDAVLDVSRFMDTVVGAGVDVVQVVPSYLEAVVSALERTPRSLGGVRCVSVTGEALKRDLVERWFAVQPGIPLVNAYGLTETCDDTNHEVITGVVDRVLVGRPVANVRVYVVDEGLRPVPLGAPGEIVFSGVCVGRGYVNDPERTAAVFVPDPLRPGERLYRSGDRGRWDVSGRLEFLGRRDAQVKIRGFRIEIGEVENALLGVAGVRDGAVVPVAGPAGKRLVAFYTAREELGGGVLAAGLGRVLPSYMVPSVFHWRPELPLTANGKVDKKALTALAGTLEATAPAGGGGRQAPATAAEQRLAAAWAAVLGVPPEQIGRNDHFFDRGGTSLSAVKLAIALDRAITLKDVTRHPVLTDLATLLNPNPNTETETETETGTGTGTGTGRQPARNAQDTPDTPDTQDTQDTPGTPGARPAAQGTRRTAAGGLLERLSESADARAGALVCFPYAGGNAVNFHPLARALGGRGPAVYAVELPGHDVAAAREPFAPLEQVVERVVDEITGLGLSRVLLWGHSSGTAPAVETARRLEQRGVGVARVFLAAQLLGEAAERLGSAERLERGSDAEIAAGLSTDLGLTALGELDAQRAEYVGAAYRHDCAAAHRYFAGLLETPPDVKLSAPVTVVVAADDPVTAPPERRLDWRLLADRVDVHELPDGGHWFLRTRPAEAARTVLRATVLPAPS from the coding sequence GTGTTGTCGGGCGAGGACGAGGTGGTGACGGGTTGGGTTCCGGTCGGGGGTGGGCGGGCGCTGCCGTGCCGGGTGGCGGTGGGTGGTGCCGGTACGTGGCGGGATGTGGTGGCGGAGGCGGATCGGATGGCTTCGGGGGTGCTGCAGCATCGGGGGTTCCCGGTGGGCGAGCTGGCGCGGGAGTTGGGGGTCGCGGGGCCGTTGTTCGAGGTGGAGTTCGATGCTTTTGGTGGGGACGGGCGTGGGGACGGGCGTGGGGATGAGGGCGGCTGCCGGGGCGACGCCGGTGCGGATGGTGGTGTGGTGTCGCGGTTTTCGGTGCTGGGTGGGGGCGCCGGTGGGGTGAACGGTGACGGGGTGGTGTTGGGGTTGCGTTATCGGGTGGATGTGTTGGACGGGGAGGCTGCGGGGCGGTTCGTGGGATACCACCTGGCGGCGTTGGGGGAGATGGCGGCGGGTGTGGATGGGGGTTTGGGCTCGGTGGTGTCGGAGGGGGAGGTGGCCTTCCAGGTGGAGGGGTTGGCGGGTCGGCGGCGGGAGTTGCCGGGGCTGCGGGCGCACGAGTTGTTCGAGGAGCGGGTGCGGGCGCATCCCGATGCGGTGGCGGTGGTGGAGGGGGATCGGGTGTGGACGTACGGGGAGTTGAACGGGCGGGCGAACCGGTTGGCGCGCGCACTGCGGGTGCGTGGGGTGGAGGGGGAGAGCGTGGTGGGGGTGGTGCTGGGGCGCAATGCGCACTGGTTGGCGTCGGTGCTGGCGGTGTTCAAGGCGGGTGGGGTGTATCTGCCGATCGAGCCGGGTTTCCCGGCGGGGCGGATCGCTGCGGTGCTGTCGCGGGCGGGGTGCCGGGTGGTGCTGAGTGAGGCGGGGAGTACGGGTTCGCTGGATCAGGCGCTTGCTGCCGACGGTGGGGCCGGGGCTGGGACTGCTGGGGCCGGGACTGGGACTGGTGGGGCTGGGACTGGGGCTGGGGTCGGTGGAGTGGCGCGGGTGTTGGTGGAGGAGGCGTATGCGGAGGGGCATGGTTCTGGTGATCTGAATGTCCCGGTGGGAGCAGGGCAGTTGGCGTACATCTACTTCACGTCGGGTTCCACGGGGGAGCCGAAGGGCGCGATGTGTGAGCATGCGGGGCTGGTGAATCACCTGCTGGCGAAGATCGATGATCTGGGGATCGTCGAGGGCGGTGCGGTGGCGCAGGTCGCGCCCCAGTGTTTCGACATTTCGTTGTGGCAGTTGCTGGCAGGTCTGCTGGTGGGTGGGCGGACGGTGCTGGTGGAGCAGGACGCGGTGCTGGATGTGTCGCGGTTCATGGACACGGTGGTCGGTGCCGGGGTGGATGTGGTGCAGGTGGTGCCGTCGTATCTGGAGGCGGTGGTCAGTGCGCTGGAGCGGACGCCGCGGAGTTTGGGTGGGGTGCGCTGTGTGTCGGTGACCGGTGAGGCGCTGAAGCGGGATCTGGTGGAGCGGTGGTTCGCGGTGCAGCCGGGGATTCCCCTGGTGAACGCCTACGGGCTGACGGAGACCTGTGACGACACCAACCACGAGGTGATCACGGGGGTGGTGGATCGGGTGCTGGTGGGGCGGCCGGTGGCGAATGTGCGTGTGTATGTGGTGGACGAGGGGTTGCGGCCGGTGCCGTTGGGCGCGCCGGGGGAGATCGTGTTCTCGGGGGTGTGTGTGGGGCGGGGTTATGTGAACGACCCGGAGCGGACGGCGGCGGTGTTCGTGCCGGATCCGTTGCGGCCGGGTGAGCGGTTGTATCGCAGTGGGGATCGTGGGCGCTGGGATGTGTCGGGGCGGTTGGAGTTCCTGGGGCGGCGGGATGCGCAGGTGAAGATCCGGGGGTTCCGGATCGAGATCGGTGAGGTGGAGAACGCACTACTGGGTGTGGCGGGGGTGCGTGACGGTGCGGTGGTGCCGGTCGCTGGTCCGGCGGGCAAGCGGCTGGTGGCGTTCTACACCGCACGGGAGGAACTGGGCGGCGGGGTGCTGGCGGCGGGGCTGGGGCGGGTGCTGCCGTCGTACATGGTGCCCTCGGTGTTCCACTGGCGGCCGGAGCTGCCGCTGACCGCGAACGGCAAGGTCGACAAGAAGGCGCTGACCGCGCTGGCCGGCACGCTGGAGGCCACCGCCCCGGCCGGCGGCGGTGGGCGCCAGGCGCCGGCGACCGCGGCCGAGCAGCGGCTGGCAGCGGCCTGGGCCGCCGTGCTCGGCGTCCCGCCGGAGCAGATCGGCCGCAACGACCACTTCTTCGACCGCGGCGGCACCTCACTGTCCGCGGTCAAACTCGCCATCGCCCTCGACCGCGCCATCACCCTCAAGGACGTCACCCGCCACCCCGTCCTCACCGACCTCGCCACCCTCCTCAACCCCAACCCCAACACCGAGACCGAGACCGAGACCGAGACCGGCACCGGCACCGGCACCGGCACCGGCCGGCAACCCGCCCGGAATGCCCAGGACACCCCGGACACCCCGGATACCCAGGACACCCAGGACACCCCGGGCACCCCGGGCGCCCGGCCCGCGGCGCAGGGCACCCGCCGCACCGCCGCGGGCGGCCTGCTGGAGCGACTGTCGGAGTCCGCGGACGCGCGGGCCGGCGCGCTGGTGTGCTTCCCGTACGCGGGCGGCAACGCGGTGAACTTCCACCCGCTGGCCCGGGCCCTGGGCGGCCGCGGACCCGCCGTGTACGCGGTCGAGCTGCCGGGCCACGACGTGGCGGCAGCCCGCGAGCCCTTCGCCCCGCTGGAGCAGGTGGTCGAGCGGGTCGTCGACGAGATCACCGGGCTCGGCCTGTCCCGGGTGCTGCTGTGGGGCCACTCCTCCGGGACCGCTCCGGCCGTCGAGACGGCGCGCAGGCTCGAGCAGCGAGGTGTCGGGGTGGCGAGGGTGTTCCTCGCCGCGCAGCTGCTCGGCGAGGCGGCGGAGCGGCTCGGTTCCGCCGAGCGGCTCGAGCGCGGAAGCGACGCCGAGATCGCCGCCGGGCTGAGTACCGACCTCGGCCTCACCGCGCTCGGCGAACTGGACGCCCAGCGCGCCGAGTACGTCGGCGCCGCCTACCGCCACGACTGCGCGGCCGCGCACCGCTATTTCGCCGGCCTCCTGGAGACCCCGCCCGACGTGAAGCTGTCCGCGCCGGTCACCGTCGTCGTGGCCGCCGACGACCCCGTCACCGCACCCCCCGAACGGCGCCTCGACTGGCGGCTGCTGGCCGACCGCGTCGACGTGCACGAGCTGCCCGACGGCGGCCACTGGTTCCTTCGCACCCGTCCGGCCGAGGCGGCACGCACCGTACTCCGCGCCACCGTCCTGCCGGCTCCCTCCTGA
- a CDS encoding Pls/PosA family non-ribosomal peptide synthetase has product MVEKSVEVLTPEPDDSALTQRRVNGTAAGTGTTGAERDFTELLAGLVKAEQISVDSHFFEDLCANSLVMAQFCARVRKCDGLPPVSMKDIYQYPTIRSLVTALVDEAPASESARTSEPAETVTPVSKRAHLLCGTAQTLIFLAYCFAVGTVTIRGYEWVSRGSGLLHLYLRSMVFGSAAILALCLFPIAAKWILVGRWKPQDFPVWGLAYLRFWTVKALVNANPMRFYVGNPLYVLYLRALGARIGKNVTILSQSVPVCTDLVTIGAGTVVRKDSHFAGYRAHAGRIQTGRVTIGRDAFVGEKTVLDIDTAIGDRSQLGHASALQSGDAVPDGERWHGSPAERTDVDYVRVPAASCGSLRRTLFGLGSVLQLFAFSVPLMVGGAYIVVTEIPVLSRLLAPGAQLTSAGLYVDALILSVVLFFGSIVLGLAWLFTVPRLLSLAIRPDRVYPLYGLQYSLHRMIARMTNVRFFGWLFGDSSYIVHYLRFLGYDLSKVEQTGSNFGTHVKHESPYLTTVGSGTMVADGLSVMNAEFSGTSFRVCRTVIGPRSFLGNGIGYPAGGRTGENTLLATKVMIPLDGEVREGTGLLGAPCFEVPRTVERDTRFDHLRTGEEFRRNLAAKNRYNLRTMAFWLFLRWVHAFVLMVCALATLDVFGVFGPLVIALYLATALAFTGCFFTLSERLITRFRPLEPKICSIYDPYFWWHERLWKVPEQYLKIFSGTPYKTLLWRMLGVRVGKRVFDDGAGLTERTLTTIGDFCTLNQGSTIQCHSQEDGTFKSDHIVLGTGCTVGVNALVHYGVTMGDHAQLAADAFLMKGEEVPAHARWVGNPAAEARGNAYQPAALNGSPQHGRPAPGRG; this is encoded by the coding sequence ATGGTGGAAAAGTCTGTCGAGGTCCTGACGCCCGAGCCGGATGACTCGGCGCTCACACAGCGCCGGGTCAACGGCACGGCGGCGGGAACGGGAACGACAGGTGCCGAGAGGGACTTCACCGAACTGCTGGCCGGCCTGGTGAAGGCCGAGCAGATATCGGTCGACAGCCACTTCTTCGAGGACCTGTGTGCCAACTCGCTGGTCATGGCACAGTTCTGCGCCCGGGTCAGGAAGTGCGACGGCCTCCCCCCGGTGTCGATGAAGGACATCTACCAGTACCCGACGATCCGCAGCCTGGTGACCGCGCTCGTGGACGAGGCGCCCGCGTCCGAATCGGCGCGGACGTCCGAGCCCGCCGAGACCGTCACGCCCGTGAGCAAAAGGGCCCATCTGCTGTGCGGCACGGCACAGACTTTGATTTTCCTCGCCTACTGCTTCGCCGTGGGGACCGTCACCATCCGCGGATACGAGTGGGTTTCCCGAGGCTCCGGCCTGCTGCACCTGTATCTGCGGTCCATGGTCTTCGGAAGCGCGGCGATACTGGCACTCTGCCTCTTTCCCATCGCCGCCAAATGGATTCTCGTCGGCCGTTGGAAGCCGCAGGATTTCCCCGTCTGGGGCCTGGCCTATCTGCGGTTCTGGACCGTCAAGGCACTGGTCAACGCGAACCCGATGCGATTCTACGTCGGGAATCCACTGTATGTGCTCTATCTGCGCGCCCTCGGCGCCCGTATCGGAAAGAACGTCACCATTCTCTCCCAGAGCGTTCCGGTGTGCACCGACCTCGTGACGATCGGCGCCGGCACGGTCGTCCGCAAGGATTCCCACTTCGCCGGCTACCGCGCCCACGCCGGACGTATCCAGACGGGCCGGGTCACGATCGGGCGGGACGCGTTCGTCGGTGAGAAGACGGTGCTGGACATCGACACGGCGATCGGCGACCGCAGCCAACTGGGCCACGCGTCCGCCCTTCAGAGCGGTGACGCGGTCCCGGACGGGGAGCGCTGGCACGGGTCCCCCGCCGAACGCACCGACGTCGACTACGTGCGGGTCCCGGCGGCGAGCTGCGGCAGCCTGCGGCGGACGCTGTTCGGGCTCGGCAGTGTGCTCCAGCTGTTCGCGTTCTCGGTCCCGCTCATGGTCGGCGGCGCGTACATCGTGGTCACGGAGATCCCGGTGCTGAGCCGGCTGCTCGCCCCCGGCGCGCAGCTCACGTCCGCGGGCCTCTACGTCGACGCCCTGATCCTGTCCGTCGTCCTCTTCTTCGGCTCCATCGTCCTCGGTCTGGCCTGGCTGTTCACCGTGCCGCGGCTGCTCAGTCTGGCGATCAGGCCGGACCGGGTCTATCCGCTGTACGGCCTCCAGTACTCGCTGCACCGGATGATCGCGCGGATGACCAACGTCAGGTTCTTCGGCTGGCTCTTCGGAGACAGCTCGTACATCGTCCACTACCTGCGCTTCCTGGGCTACGACCTGTCCAAGGTGGAGCAGACCGGGTCCAACTTCGGCACCCATGTGAAGCACGAGTCCCCGTACCTCACCACCGTCGGCAGCGGCACGATGGTCGCCGACGGGCTCTCCGTCATGAACGCGGAGTTCTCGGGGACCTCGTTCCGCGTCTGCCGGACCGTCATCGGCCCGCGCAGCTTCCTCGGCAACGGGATCGGCTACCCGGCGGGCGGCAGGACCGGAGAGAACACCCTGCTCGCGACCAAGGTGATGATCCCGCTCGACGGTGAGGTCCGAGAGGGCACCGGACTGCTGGGCGCGCCGTGCTTCGAGGTTCCGCGGACCGTCGAACGCGACACCCGCTTCGACCATCTGCGGACCGGCGAGGAGTTCCGCCGCAACCTGGCCGCCAAGAACCGCTACAACCTCCGCACCATGGCCTTCTGGCTGTTCCTGCGCTGGGTGCACGCGTTCGTGCTGATGGTCTGCGCACTGGCGACCCTCGATGTGTTCGGTGTCTTCGGCCCCCTCGTGATCGCTCTGTATCTCGCGACCGCCCTCGCGTTCACGGGGTGCTTCTTCACCCTGTCGGAACGCCTCATCACCCGCTTCCGCCCGCTGGAGCCCAAGATCTGCTCCATCTACGACCCCTACTTCTGGTGGCACGAGCGCCTCTGGAAGGTGCCCGAGCAGTACCTCAAGATCTTCAGCGGCACGCCCTACAAGACGCTGCTGTGGCGGATGCTGGGCGTGCGCGTCGGCAAGCGGGTCTTCGACGACGGCGCGGGGCTCACCGAGCGGACGCTGACCACGATCGGCGACTTCTGCACGCTCAACCAGGGGAGCACGATCCAGTGCCACTCCCAGGAGGACGGCACGTTCAAGTCCGATCACATCGTCCTCGGTACCGGATGCACCGTCGGCGTCAACGCCCTCGTCCACTACGGCGTGACGATGGGCGACCATGCGCAGCTCGCCGCCGACGCCTTCCTGATGAAGGGCGAGGAGGTGCCCGCCCACGCGCGCTGGGTCGGGAACCCGGCCGCCGAGGCACGCGGGAACGCCTACCAGCCCGCCGCGCTGAACGGCAGTCCGCAGCACGGGCGACCGGCGCCCGGGCGAGGCTGA
- a CDS encoding DUF2254 domain-containing protein: protein MRDTLRVQLWPLPTLGIALAVVAGVGLPLLDERFQSDMPSWLRTYLYSGTSDAARSVLEAIAGSLVTVTALTFSLTVLTLQLASSQFSPRLLRTFTADRYVQTTLALFLATFTFALTVLRSVRTGEDGRTGFVPQVSVTAALVLTLASLLALVLFLSHLAREIRVETMMNSVHSDADRTLERLLPEKQDGLRSEKRDGLRPEKRDGLRPEKREASSGDSATGSPPAPPPPAAVPEPPANALTLTAGTSGFLTHVDEAALLNTAIETDSVVLIDRRPGSSLIAGTPVGAAWPRSGEPFSQETRTRLAAEVPEAVRTGTERTDLQDVAFGLRQLTDIAAKALSPGINDPTTAVHALSHSSALLCEMVRRDLGPRLLFDDHQRVRVVLRRPGLSDLLGLAVDQPLRYGAGEPAVLARIAALLREIAWCGAAGQHPPITAALARLRSAVDTGDLDATERRRLTRLTESVDEALAGRWAPGRGD, encoded by the coding sequence ATGCGTGACACGCTCCGGGTCCAGCTGTGGCCGCTGCCGACGCTGGGCATCGCACTCGCCGTCGTCGCCGGCGTGGGGCTGCCCCTGCTGGACGAGCGGTTCCAGAGCGACATGCCGTCGTGGCTCAGGACCTACCTTTACAGCGGCACCTCGGACGCCGCGCGCTCGGTGCTGGAGGCGATCGCCGGCTCGCTGGTCACGGTCACGGCGCTGACCTTCTCGCTGACCGTGCTGACGCTGCAACTGGCGAGCAGCCAGTTCTCCCCGCGGCTGCTGCGCACCTTCACCGCCGACCGGTACGTCCAGACGACCCTGGCGCTGTTCCTCGCGACGTTCACGTTCGCCCTGACCGTGCTGCGCAGCGTGCGCACCGGCGAGGACGGGCGGACCGGGTTCGTCCCCCAGGTGTCGGTCACCGCGGCGCTGGTGCTCACCCTCGCGAGCCTGCTCGCCCTGGTGCTGTTCCTGTCCCACCTGGCACGCGAGATCCGGGTCGAGACGATGATGAACAGCGTCCACTCCGATGCCGACCGCACCCTTGAGCGGCTCCTCCCGGAGAAGCAGGACGGGCTCCGCTCGGAGAAGCGGGACGGGCTCCGCCCGGAGAAGCGGGACGGGCTCCGCCCGGAGAAGCGGGAGGCCTCCTCCGGCGATTCCGCCACCGGGAGCCCGCCCGCCCCGCCACCGCCGGCCGCAGTACCGGAACCGCCCGCCAACGCGCTCACCCTGACCGCCGGCACCTCCGGCTTCCTCACCCATGTGGACGAGGCGGCCCTGCTGAACACGGCCATCGAGACCGACTCCGTGGTGCTCATCGACCGCCGCCCCGGAAGCTCGCTGATCGCCGGGACACCCGTCGGAGCCGCCTGGCCGCGCTCCGGAGAACCGTTCTCCCAGGAAACCCGTACGCGCCTGGCCGCAGAGGTCCCCGAGGCCGTGCGGACCGGTACCGAACGCACCGACCTCCAGGACGTCGCCTTCGGGCTCCGGCAGCTCACCGACATCGCCGCCAAGGCCCTCTCCCCCGGCATCAACGACCCGACCACCGCCGTGCACGCCCTGTCCCACTCCTCCGCCCTGCTGTGCGAGATGGTGCGCCGCGACCTCGGCCCCCGGCTGCTGTTCGACGACCACCAGCGGGTCAGGGTGGTGCTGCGGCGCCCCGGACTGAGCGACCTGCTGGGACTGGCGGTGGACCAGCCCCTGCGTTACGGAGCCGGGGAGCCCGCCGTGCTGGCCCGTATCGCGGCGCTGCTGCGGGAGATCGCCTGGTGCGGCGCCGCCGGGCAGCACCCGCCGATCACCGCCGCACTCGCCCGGCTGCGCTCCGCCGTCGACACCGGGGACCTGGACGCGACAGAGCGCCGACGGCTCACCCGGCTGACCGAGTCCGTCGACGAGGCCCTGGCCGGGCGGTGGGCACCGGGCCGAGGGGACTGA
- a CDS encoding DUF397 domain-containing protein, whose protein sequence is MSSIDERTWFKSSYSGSDGDDCVEVATGTRAVHVRDSKDQRSPQLTLSPTAWHDFITHTAQN, encoded by the coding sequence ATGAGCAGCATCGACGAACGGACCTGGTTCAAGAGCAGCTACAGCGGTTCCGACGGCGACGACTGCGTCGAGGTGGCAACGGGCACACGGGCAGTCCACGTCCGGGACTCCAAGGACCAGCGCAGCCCCCAACTCACCCTCTCCCCCACCGCATGGCACGACTTCATCACCCACACAGCACAGAACTGA